A genomic segment from Dechloromonas denitrificans encodes:
- a CDS encoding MFS transporter, with protein sequence MKSLSPAQRRSRWWILGVVAVTYVLSFFQRFAPAGIAQDLAASFQTSAASLGVLAATYFYVYTVMQIPTGILADTLGPRRILVLGCLIGGIGSFLFGFAPTLDQALMGRTLVGLGVSVTFIAMLKLVAVWFEENRFATLVGVCMLIGNLGSVLAGAPLSTLAQITGWRGVFIGVGAVSLVLGVLCWIMVRDSPQQHEGGSRPVFDRTVVISGLLSVIRNRATWPAALVNTGMSGSFFTFAGLWATPYLVQVHGLSRAVATTHLSLWFGGFAIGCFFIGTISDRLGRRKPVLIVTSHVFVAIWLVLLSCITMPLSLSYALFALLGLSTAGFSLTWACAKEVNPPLLSGMSTSVANMGGFMAGALLQPLVGWVMDRGWQGAMVSGARFYDVAAWQGGVLIVTLCAAMGAAATWWLVETGCRNIWKSD encoded by the coding sequence ATGAAAAGCCTTAGCCCGGCGCAGCGGCGTAGTCGCTGGTGGATTCTTGGCGTTGTCGCGGTGACCTACGTCCTTTCGTTTTTTCAGCGCTTTGCGCCCGCTGGCATTGCCCAGGATCTGGCTGCCTCGTTCCAGACCTCCGCGGCTTCTCTGGGCGTACTGGCGGCGACTTATTTCTACGTCTATACGGTGATGCAGATCCCGACCGGTATTCTGGCCGACACGCTCGGGCCGCGCCGGATCTTGGTGCTCGGCTGCTTGATCGGCGGCATCGGCAGCTTTCTTTTCGGTTTTGCACCGACGCTCGATCAGGCCTTGATGGGTAGAACCCTGGTGGGTCTGGGCGTATCGGTGACGTTCATTGCGATGCTGAAACTGGTGGCCGTGTGGTTTGAGGAGAATCGCTTTGCGACCCTCGTCGGCGTCTGCATGTTGATTGGTAATCTGGGCTCCGTGCTGGCTGGCGCCCCCTTGTCGACCCTGGCTCAAATCACCGGCTGGCGCGGTGTGTTCATTGGGGTCGGCGCCGTATCGCTGGTTTTGGGCGTGTTGTGCTGGATCATGGTGCGGGATAGTCCGCAACAGCATGAAGGAGGAAGCCGGCCTGTCTTTGACCGGACTGTCGTTATTTCAGGTTTGCTGTCGGTGATTCGGAATCGCGCCACCTGGCCTGCCGCTCTGGTTAATACCGGGATGTCGGGGTCTTTCTTCACGTTTGCCGGATTGTGGGCGACACCTTATCTGGTTCAGGTGCATGGCTTGTCGCGTGCCGTAGCGACGACCCATTTGTCGCTCTGGTTTGGCGGATTTGCCATCGGATGTTTTTTCATCGGCACGATTTCCGACCGCCTCGGCCGCCGGAAGCCGGTGCTGATCGTCACGTCCCATGTTTTTGTGGCGATCTGGCTGGTTCTGCTGTCCTGCATCACGATGCCACTATCGCTTTCCTACGCGCTTTTCGCCCTGCTGGGACTGTCGACCGCAGGATTCAGTTTGACCTGGGCTTGCGCCAAGGAAGTGAATCCTCCTTTGCTGTCCGGCATGTCGACCAGCGTGGCAAACATGGGGGGATTCATGGCCGGGGCCTTGCTCCAGCCGCTGGTGGGCTGGGTCATGGATAGAGGTTGGCAAGGCGCCATGGTGAGTGGCGCCCGGTTTTATGATGTGGCCGCCTGGCAGGGGGGCGTGCTGATTGTGACCCTGTGCGCAGCCATGGGCGCGGCGGCAACCTGGTGGCTGGTGGAAACCGGTTGCAGGAATATCTGGAAATCTGACTAA
- a CDS encoding PAS-domain containing protein, which translates to MTLGNTSEDRSRPSGRNWALVGAAVGFVLVALLGAYVAYVVERSARQQNEIQARQLASAVAHDLGGRLDRSLSAAGALAAVLRQGGGRIDHFPLLARELIEQFGGITALQLAPGGVISDVEPLVGNERVIGFSPLADPLQGPEARQVIERRALGLTGPFELRQGGVGVVGRNPVFIKDKAGHEQFWGLIQVLIRVPDLLSATKLDAIETAGYGFELWRVRPGTQERHVFARTSDRPLDSPVDSPIVVPNGEWILSVAPEGGWYSWRSLLLDSLAVSLLASFAGFVIYLLLHQPQLLRRKVAEQTLALRLSEEKYRELVESAASILLKWDKDGNILFLNEFGLEFFGFAEHEIIGHSVIGTIVPVQESSGRDLVRLMSDIFENPAAYESGLNENIRKNGQRVWVAWRNRIVRDEAGQPIGVFSVGIDMTDRLRIEREKKLASEQLAMRHQWLRSVLEHFPGGVSVVDSEFGLVEYNHQFQELLAFPDELLTRPGVTLIDLIRFNAERGEYGQVDIETYMTQAVAQLKLNVPHRFERTRPDGCVLEVRGTPLPDGGFVSSYVDVTERKQAEAELRAVNARYEALNQELELRVDERTEQLHNETEERRAAEKALARNERMASLGGLVAGVAHEINTPIGNALMVATTVQDRIRTLARLVDEGQLRRSVLDGFITDLRDSGSLIERNLHRAAELIRNFKQVAVDQTSDRRRHFDLATALDEIRMTLAPRFLLLPQELVLDAESGIPMDSYPGALGQIMTNLVENALLHAFAGQDDGCLRVTARRCGEASVELVFEDDGRGIPEDTQGRVFDPFFTTRLGQGGSGLGLSIVLNLARDLLGGDIVMSSTAGCGTRFVLTIPRVAPIPARHD; encoded by the coding sequence ATGACTTTAGGCAATACCAGTGAAGACCGAAGCAGGCCGAGCGGGCGCAATTGGGCGCTCGTTGGTGCTGCAGTGGGTTTTGTGCTGGTTGCGTTGCTCGGCGCCTATGTGGCTTACGTTGTCGAGCGCTCGGCTCGCCAGCAGAATGAAATTCAGGCGCGCCAACTGGCTTCTGCCGTTGCTCATGACCTGGGCGGGCGCCTGGATCGTTCGCTGTCGGCGGCTGGCGCCTTGGCTGCCGTGTTGCGGCAGGGGGGCGGGCGGATCGACCATTTTCCGCTGTTGGCGCGTGAACTGATCGAGCAATTTGGTGGCATTACAGCCCTGCAGCTGGCCCCCGGCGGGGTGATCAGCGATGTCGAGCCACTGGTCGGCAATGAGCGGGTTATCGGTTTCAGCCCTTTGGCCGATCCCCTTCAGGGGCCAGAGGCGCGTCAGGTCATCGAGCGCCGGGCGCTTGGGTTGACCGGGCCGTTCGAACTGCGTCAGGGCGGCGTCGGCGTGGTTGGTCGCAATCCGGTGTTTATCAAGGACAAGGCGGGCCATGAGCAATTCTGGGGATTGATCCAGGTCCTGATCCGGGTTCCCGATTTGCTCTCGGCGACCAAACTCGATGCCATTGAAACCGCCGGTTATGGGTTTGAATTGTGGCGTGTGCGTCCCGGTACGCAGGAGCGCCATGTTTTTGCCCGCACCTCGGATCGTCCGCTCGATAGTCCCGTCGATAGCCCGATTGTCGTGCCGAACGGTGAGTGGATCTTGAGTGTGGCACCGGAGGGCGGCTGGTATTCATGGCGCAGCTTGTTGCTGGATAGTCTGGCGGTCAGCCTGCTGGCATCGTTTGCCGGGTTCGTCATTTATCTGCTGTTGCATCAGCCGCAACTGTTGCGACGGAAAGTCGCCGAACAAACCCTTGCGCTTCGCTTGTCGGAAGAGAAATACCGCGAATTGGTCGAGTCGGCGGCAAGCATCCTGTTGAAATGGGACAAGGATGGCAACATTCTTTTCCTGAATGAATTCGGCCTCGAATTTTTTGGTTTTGCCGAACACGAAATCATCGGTCACTCGGTGATTGGAACAATCGTTCCGGTGCAGGAGTCTTCCGGTCGGGATCTGGTTCGGTTGATGAGTGATATTTTCGAGAACCCGGCTGCTTACGAAAGCGGCTTGAACGAGAATATCCGCAAGAATGGCCAGCGCGTCTGGGTGGCCTGGCGCAACCGCATCGTGCGCGATGAAGCGGGGCAGCCGATCGGTGTCTTCAGCGTTGGCATCGACATGACCGACCGCCTGCGCATCGAGCGGGAAAAGAAACTGGCCAGCGAGCAACTGGCCATGCGCCACCAGTGGTTGCGCTCGGTGCTCGAACACTTTCCCGGCGGTGTCTCGGTGGTGGATTCTGAGTTCGGCCTGGTGGAATACAACCACCAGTTCCAGGAGTTGCTGGCCTTCCCTGATGAATTGCTGACCCGTCCGGGGGTGACGCTGATCGACCTGATTCGCTTCAATGCCGAACGAGGCGAATACGGTCAAGTTGATATTGAAACCTATATGACCCAGGCGGTGGCCCAGCTGAAGCTGAATGTGCCCCACCGCTTCGAGCGAACCCGGCCGGATGGTTGTGTGCTGGAGGTGCGCGGCACACCGCTGCCGGACGGCGGGTTTGTCAGTTCTTACGTCGATGTGACTGAACGCAAGCAGGCCGAGGCCGAGCTGCGTGCGGTGAATGCTCGCTATGAGGCACTCAACCAGGAGCTGGAGTTGCGGGTCGATGAACGTACCGAGCAATTGCACAATGAAACGGAAGAGCGTCGGGCAGCAGAAAAGGCGCTGGCCCGCAATGAGCGCATGGCTTCGCTGGGCGGCCTGGTAGCCGGCGTGGCGCATGAAATCAATACGCCGATTGGCAATGCCCTGATGGTGGCGACCACCGTCCAGGATCGTATCCGCACCCTGGCCCGCCTGGTCGATGAGGGCCAGTTGCGGCGCTCGGTGCTGGATGGGTTCATCACCGACCTGCGTGACTCGGGTAGCCTGATTGAGCGCAATTTGCACCGGGCCGCCGAATTGATCCGCAATTTCAAGCAGGTGGCGGTTGATCAGACCAGTGATCGGCGGCGCCATTTCGATCTGGCAACCGCGCTGGATGAAATCCGCATGACACTGGCGCCGCGCTTTCTGCTGTTGCCGCAGGAACTGGTGCTCGATGCGGAGTCCGGGATACCGATGGACAGCTATCCCGGCGCCCTCGGGCAGATCATGACCAATCTGGTCGAAAATGCCCTGCTGCATGCCTTTGCCGGGCAGGACGATGGGTGCTTGCGCGTCACGGCCCGACGCTGCGGCGAGGCTTCGGTCGAGCTGGTTTTTGAAGATGATGGCCGGGGGATTCCCGAGGACACGCAGGGCCGGGTTTTCGATCCCTTCTTCACCACGCGCCTGGGCCAGGGCGGCAGTGGTCTGGGCTTGTCAATCGTGCTCAATCTGGCGCGTGACTTGCTTGGTGGCGATATCGTCATGAGCAGCACGGCCGGGTGCGGGACGCGCTTCGTCCTGACGATTCCCCGCGTCGCCCCGATTCCCGCCAGGCACGACTGA
- a CDS encoding efflux RND transporter periplasmic adaptor subunit: protein MKANLIFGLFLALTAAVQAQTLPVVTVQLHPVDLSFPADSLVEAVQQATVGAQVAGRVLEVRADAGQRVKKGQLLMRIDAREAEESMRAAEALQANAKVNYERTKSLVAQKFMSPAALDKARAELDSANANRAAAGASQSHASIVSPINGVVARRHAEMGDMATPGKALFTIYEPEDLRVTASVPQARLKDMRTVRAARVEFPELGKWVDAVAVNLLPTADLTTHVAQVRVSLPAMPEATPGMSARVHFVIGRADKLTVPMAAVVRRGEVAAVYVQMPDQRLSLRQLRLGEVVGAGEVEVLAGLASGDKVVTEPVKAAIQLKSGK, encoded by the coding sequence ATGAAAGCAAATCTGATTTTCGGGCTTTTTCTGGCGTTGACCGCAGCGGTCCAGGCTCAGACCCTGCCTGTCGTGACCGTCCAGCTGCATCCGGTTGATTTGAGTTTTCCGGCCGATTCGCTGGTCGAAGCCGTGCAGCAGGCGACGGTCGGTGCCCAGGTGGCTGGCCGCGTGCTTGAGGTCAGGGCGGATGCCGGCCAGCGCGTCAAAAAAGGCCAACTGCTGATGCGGATCGATGCGCGTGAGGCGGAGGAGTCGATGCGTGCAGCCGAGGCGCTGCAGGCCAATGCCAAGGTCAATTACGAACGCACGAAAAGCCTGGTGGCGCAGAAGTTCATGAGCCCGGCGGCGCTCGACAAGGCGCGGGCCGAGCTGGATTCAGCCAATGCCAATCGTGCCGCAGCCGGTGCCAGCCAGAGTCACGCCAGTATCGTCTCGCCGATCAATGGCGTCGTTGCTCGCCGCCATGCCGAAATGGGCGACATGGCGACGCCTGGCAAGGCACTGTTTACGATCTACGAGCCGGAGGATTTGCGGGTCACGGCCAGCGTGCCGCAAGCCCGATTGAAGGACATGCGTACGGTCAGGGCGGCGCGGGTTGAGTTTCCGGAACTGGGCAAATGGGTCGACGCTGTTGCGGTCAACCTGTTGCCGACGGCTGATTTGACAACCCATGTCGCCCAGGTCCGGGTCAGTCTGCCGGCCATGCCGGAAGCGACGCCGGGTATGTCGGCGCGGGTCCATTTCGTGATCGGCCGGGCCGACAAGCTGACCGTGCCGATGGCCGCGGTGGTGCGGCGCGGTGAAGTGGCCGCCGTTTATGTGCAAATGCCGGATCAGCGTCTCAGCCTGCGCCAGTTGCGTCTGGGCGAAGTGGTCGGGGCCGGCGAGGTCGAGGTGCTGGCCGGCTTGGCCAGTGGCGACAAAGTGGTGACCGAGCCGGTCAAGGCAGCCATTCAGCTGAAGTCGGGAAAGTAG
- a CDS encoding efflux RND transporter permease subunit: MGRANHSSPGISGRIAAAFQASRMTPLLALVAFLMGIFATLVTPREEEPQIDVTMADVLVAFPGASAKDVENLVARPAEQVLSRMHGVEHVYSMSRPGMAVITVQFDVGVKYNDAVLRLYDTVHSHRDWLAPNLGVQEPVIKPRGIDDVPIVSLTFWSKDAERSAFDLQQVARAVEIELKRIKGTRDVSTLGGPEHAIRVLMDGERMNAYGVTPQDIAGALKMSNALQSSGSLIAGNREMLLQTGTYLESAADVKQLVIAVRGEAGKRTPVFMSDVATVQDGPDQPRAYAWFGSREGEFPAVTLQLSKQPGVNAADVASAAVNRIESLKNTVIPEGIEVSVTRNYGETATEKAQKLIGKLIFATAFVVLLVFFALGRREAVIVGVAVTLTLAATLFASWAWGFTLNRVSLFALIFSIGILVDDAIVVVENIHRWQGLHPEKTLLEIIPGAVDEVGGPTILATLTVIAALLPMAFVTGLMGPYMSPIPINSSMGMAISLAVAFIVTPWLAAKLMKSHGDAPGAPKVSKLDARLDATFRKLLTPFLDPLTGGTARIKLAITVVLLILGSVSLAYFQLVVLKMLPFDNKSEFQVIVDLPVGTPLEETARVLHEIGAELAQEADVVNYQAYAGTASPINFNGLVRQYYLRSAPEKGDIQVNLADKHHRSRQSHQIAVALRERIEAIGQRNGGVAKVVEVPPGPPVVSPIVAEIYGPDMNGQRTVGKQVRAAFAQTADIVAVDDYIEADSRKIVLHVLQSKAALLGVAQSDIVGVVGMGLAGQDVTPARNADSKFEIPVRIALPAEKQSSLDALLKLRVRARDGQLVPVSELVEVRDQAREKTIYHKDLLPVVYVVGDMGGKLDSPLYGMFDIRSKINGMTLKEGGTLSETFIRQPQDPYAGYSVKWDGEWQVTYETFRDMGIAYAVGLILIYLLVVAHFGSYLVPLIIMAPIPLTIIGVMPGHALFGSQFTATSMIGMIALAGIIVRNSILLVDFIRQQVDAGMNFHDAVIQSAAVRAKPIALTALAAMLGALFILDDPIFNGLALSLIFGILVSTLLTLVVIPVLYYAAFRKEYQS; the protein is encoded by the coding sequence ATGGGCCGCGCCAATCATTCTTCGCCGGGTATTTCCGGGCGTATCGCCGCCGCCTTCCAGGCTTCGCGGATGACGCCCTTGCTGGCGCTGGTCGCCTTCCTGATGGGCATTTTTGCCACCTTGGTGACACCGCGTGAAGAAGAGCCGCAAATCGACGTGACCATGGCCGACGTGCTGGTCGCCTTTCCCGGAGCGTCGGCCAAGGATGTCGAGAATCTGGTAGCTCGCCCGGCCGAGCAGGTCTTGTCGCGCATGCACGGTGTTGAACACGTTTATTCGATGTCGCGGCCGGGCATGGCGGTGATCACCGTCCAGTTCGATGTCGGGGTCAAATACAACGACGCAGTACTGCGTCTGTACGACACCGTGCATTCGCATCGCGATTGGCTGGCGCCCAATCTGGGCGTCCAGGAGCCGGTGATCAAGCCGCGTGGCATCGATGACGTGCCCATCGTTTCCCTGACTTTCTGGAGCAAGGATGCCGAGCGTTCGGCTTTCGACCTGCAGCAGGTGGCTCGTGCCGTCGAGATCGAACTGAAGCGGATCAAGGGGACGCGCGATGTGTCTACCCTCGGTGGGCCGGAGCATGCGATCCGTGTGCTGATGGATGGCGAGCGAATGAACGCCTATGGTGTGACGCCGCAGGACATTGCCGGGGCGCTGAAAATGTCGAATGCTCTGCAGTCGTCCGGCAGCCTGATCGCCGGCAACCGCGAAATGCTGCTGCAAACCGGGACTTACCTCGAATCGGCGGCCGATGTGAAACAGCTGGTTATTGCCGTGCGCGGCGAGGCCGGCAAGCGGACCCCGGTTTTCATGAGCGATGTGGCCACGGTCCAAGATGGGCCGGACCAGCCTCGGGCTTATGCCTGGTTTGGTAGTCGGGAGGGGGAGTTTCCTGCTGTCACCTTGCAGCTTTCCAAGCAGCCCGGCGTCAATGCCGCCGATGTGGCCAGTGCCGCGGTCAACCGGATAGAAAGCCTGAAAAACACCGTGATTCCGGAAGGCATCGAGGTCAGCGTGACGCGCAATTACGGCGAAACGGCGACCGAGAAGGCGCAGAAACTGATTGGCAAGCTGATCTTCGCGACGGCTTTTGTCGTCCTGCTCGTTTTCTTCGCGCTCGGCCGGCGCGAGGCGGTGATCGTCGGCGTGGCCGTGACGCTGACCCTGGCTGCGACGCTGTTCGCCTCGTGGGCCTGGGGTTTCACGCTCAACCGCGTTTCATTGTTTGCCTTGATTTTCTCGATTGGTATCCTGGTCGATGACGCGATTGTCGTGGTTGAAAATATCCATCGCTGGCAGGGTCTGCATCCGGAAAAAACCTTGCTGGAAATCATTCCCGGTGCGGTTGATGAGGTCGGCGGGCCGACCATCCTGGCAACGTTGACAGTGATCGCCGCGCTCTTGCCGATGGCCTTTGTGACCGGCTTGATGGGGCCGTACATGAGCCCGATCCCGATCAATTCGTCGATGGGCATGGCCATTTCGCTGGCCGTCGCTTTCATCGTCACGCCGTGGTTGGCGGCGAAATTGATGAAGTCGCACGGCGATGCGCCCGGTGCACCCAAAGTCTCGAAACTCGACGCCCGGCTCGATGCCACTTTCCGCAAGCTGCTGACGCCCTTCCTCGATCCGCTGACCGGCGGGACTGCCCGCATCAAGCTGGCCATCACCGTGGTGCTGCTCATTCTCGGCTCGGTGTCGCTGGCCTACTTCCAGCTCGTCGTGCTGAAAATGCTGCCTTTCGACAACAAGAGCGAGTTCCAGGTGATTGTCGATCTGCCGGTCGGTACGCCGCTGGAAGAAACCGCGCGCGTGCTGCACGAGATCGGCGCCGAACTGGCGCAGGAGGCCGACGTGGTCAATTACCAGGCCTACGCCGGGACGGCCAGCCCGATCAATTTCAATGGCCTGGTGCGCCAGTATTACCTGCGCTCGGCACCTGAAAAGGGCGATATCCAGGTCAATCTGGCCGACAAGCATCACCGTTCGCGGCAGAGCCACCAGATTGCCGTTGCCCTGCGCGAACGCATCGAGGCAATCGGCCAGCGTAACGGCGGCGTCGCCAAGGTGGTCGAAGTGCCGCCCGGGCCGCCGGTTGTCTCGCCGATCGTGGCAGAAATCTACGGGCCGGACATGAACGGGCAACGAACAGTCGGCAAGCAGGTGCGTGCCGCCTTCGCGCAGACAGCGGACATTGTCGCGGTCGACGACTATATCGAGGCCGATTCGCGAAAAATCGTTCTCCACGTCCTGCAAAGCAAGGCGGCACTGCTCGGCGTGGCCCAGAGCGATATCGTCGGGGTGGTCGGCATGGGGCTGGCCGGGCAGGATGTGACGCCGGCCCGCAACGCCGACTCAAAATTCGAGATCCCGGTGCGCATTGCCTTGCCGGCTGAAAAACAGTCCTCGCTCGATGCCTTGCTCAAGCTGCGCGTGCGGGCGCGTGACGGCCAGTTGGTGCCGGTTTCGGAACTGGTCGAGGTGCGCGACCAGGCGCGCGAAAAGACGATTTATCACAAGGACCTGCTGCCGGTCGTCTATGTCGTCGGCGACATGGGCGGCAAGCTTGACTCACCGCTCTACGGCATGTTCGACATCCGTTCGAAAATCAACGGCATGACACTCAAGGAGGGGGGCACGCTGTCCGAAACCTTCATCCGCCAGCCGCAGGATCCGTATGCCGGCTACAGCGTCAAATGGGATGGCGAGTGGCAGGTGACTTACGAAACCTTCCGCGACATGGGCATCGCTTACGCGGTCGGCCTGATCCTGATCTACCTGCTGGTCGTGGCCCATTTCGGCAGTTATCTCGTGCCGCTGATCATCATGGCGCCGATTCCGCTGACCATCATCGGCGTGATGCCCGGCCACGCACTGTTCGGCTCGCAATTCACCGCCACCTCGATGATCGGCATGATCGCGCTGGCCGGCATCATTGTCCGCAACTCGATTTTGCTGGTCGATTTCATTCGCCAGCAGGTCGACGCCGGGATGAATTTCCACGATGCGGTGATCCAGTCGGCCGCCGTCCGGGCCAAGCCGATTGCGCTGACCGCACTGGCGGCGATGCTCGGCGCCTTGTTCATCCTCGACGATCCGATCTTCAACGGGCTGGCACTCAGCCTGATCTTCGGCATCCTGGTGTCCACGCTGCTCACGCTGGTGGTTATCCCGGTGCTCTACTACGCCGCTTTCCGCAAGGAGTATCAATCATGA
- a CDS encoding DUF2892 domain-containing protein, producing MTIERIIRIMAGFFVLLSLALGYHASPVFVSEWFLAFTAFVGFNLLQSGFTGFCPPEKLLARLGVKKSAGKGGCCG from the coding sequence ATGACCATCGAACGCATCATCCGCATCATGGCTGGCTTTTTTGTCCTGCTGTCGCTGGCGCTGGGCTATCACGCCAGCCCGGTTTTTGTTTCGGAATGGTTTCTTGCCTTTACCGCGTTTGTCGGCTTCAACCTGTTGCAAAGCGGGTTTACCGGGTTTTGCCCGCCGGAAAAGCTGCTGGCTCGCCTGGGTGTCAAGAAAAGTGCTGGAAAGGGTGGCTGTTGTGGCTGA
- a CDS encoding putative bifunctional diguanylate cyclase/phosphodiesterase, producing the protein MIHNPVVAGRRLIAVSLSVIALLWLSAVFGLADWHASPLSATSLVSFLLLACAGFSAYLLRHAGQQLELHRTLVSHSSEAIMLTDANLRIVAVNPAFERITDFSAADVIGNKPSILSSGRHGPDFYQSMWTAIRESCRWEGEIWNRRKGGEIYPQQLTISAIRQGRRETLTHYVAVFADLSARKAQEARIEYMAHHDPLTGLPNRLALNQLLESAIPAIRRNAGQLAVLVIDLDNFKTVNDSLGHHAGDKLLCEVASRLRRVLGAGEHVMRLGGDEFVVVLEAFTCESRVVEVVHQLVREVSEPCLVDGCELHTSPSIGIALFPNDGDSPETLIRNADTAMYYAKSTGRNNYQFFAAPMNAAANKRLHLENELWKALAERQLVLHYQPQVDLPSGRVVGLEALVRWQHPERGMIPPADFIPVAEESGLILPLGHWVLRTACEQARAWLDQGIDLGEIAVNISALQFRQPEFAQSVKAILDETGLPASRLELEITESVVMHSADSSISVLNELKAMGVKLAIDDFGTGYSSLSYLRRFPVDRLKIDHSFVADVESDGDAASLVSSIIALGRSLGLNLVAEGVESPGQAAFLRDMACERVQGFHFFRPVAADKIVELDAFLGATAKKH; encoded by the coding sequence TTGATTCACAATCCGGTCGTTGCCGGCCGTCGGCTTATCGCTGTTTCGCTGAGTGTCATCGCGCTGCTCTGGCTCTCTGCCGTCTTCGGACTGGCAGACTGGCACGCTTCACCGTTGTCTGCCACCTCCCTGGTTTCTTTCCTCCTGCTCGCCTGTGCCGGCTTTTCCGCTTACTTGTTGCGCCATGCCGGGCAGCAACTCGAGTTGCATCGAACCCTGGTCAGTCATTCGTCCGAGGCGATCATGCTGACCGATGCCAACTTGCGGATTGTCGCGGTCAACCCGGCGTTTGAACGGATTACCGACTTTTCCGCCGCGGACGTGATCGGTAATAAACCAAGTATTTTGAGCTCGGGCCGGCATGGCCCCGATTTCTATCAGTCGATGTGGACAGCGATCCGCGAGTCTTGCCGCTGGGAAGGCGAAATCTGGAATCGGCGCAAAGGCGGCGAGATTTACCCCCAGCAATTGACCATCAGTGCGATCCGCCAAGGCCGTCGCGAGACGCTGACCCACTATGTCGCCGTTTTCGCCGATCTCAGCGCCCGCAAGGCGCAAGAGGCGCGCATCGAATACATGGCCCATCACGATCCGCTGACCGGCTTGCCCAACCGCCTGGCGCTCAACCAGCTGCTGGAGTCGGCCATCCCCGCCATTCGTCGCAATGCCGGACAGCTCGCGGTGCTGGTCATCGATCTCGATAATTTCAAAACGGTCAATGATTCGCTCGGCCATCACGCCGGCGACAAGTTGCTCTGCGAAGTGGCGTCGCGCCTTCGCCGGGTACTCGGCGCGGGGGAGCATGTCATGCGGCTCGGGGGCGACGAGTTCGTCGTTGTGCTCGAAGCGTTTACCTGCGAAAGCCGGGTGGTTGAAGTCGTGCACCAGTTGGTGCGCGAAGTCAGCGAACCTTGCCTGGTCGACGGCTGTGAATTGCATACCAGCCCATCGATCGGAATTGCCCTGTTTCCGAACGATGGTGACTCTCCTGAAACATTGATACGTAATGCCGATACCGCGATGTATTACGCGAAATCGACCGGCCGTAACAATTACCAGTTTTTTGCCGCCCCGATGAACGCGGCAGCCAACAAGCGCCTGCATCTTGAAAACGAGTTGTGGAAGGCGCTGGCCGAACGCCAGTTGGTGCTGCATTACCAGCCGCAGGTGGATTTGCCGAGCGGTCGGGTGGTTGGCCTGGAGGCGCTGGTCCGCTGGCAGCATCCCGAGCGCGGCATGATCCCCCCGGCTGATTTCATCCCGGTGGCGGAGGAAAGCGGCTTGATTCTGCCGCTCGGTCACTGGGTGCTGCGGACGGCCTGCGAGCAGGCGCGTGCCTGGCTCGATCAGGGCATCGACCTGGGGGAGATCGCCGTCAATATTTCGGCCCTCCAGTTCCGCCAGCCGGAGTTTGCCCAGTCGGTCAAAGCCATTCTCGACGAAACAGGCTTGCCGGCCAGCCGGCTGGAGCTTGAAATCACCGAGAGCGTCGTGATGCACAGCGCCGATTCCTCGATCAGCGTGTTGAACGAATTGAAGGCGATGGGCGTCAAGCTGGCGATTGACGATTTCGGGACCGGCTATTCCTCGTTGTCCTACCTGCGCCGTTTCCCGGTTGATCGTCTGAAGATCGACCACAGCTTCGTGGCCGATGTCGAATCGGACGGCGATGCCGCATCGCTGGTCTCGTCGATCATTGCGCTCGGCCGTTCGCTCGGCCTGAACCTCGTTGCCGAAGGCGTCGAGAGTCCGGGGCAGGCGGCCTTCCTGCGCGACATGGCTTGCGAACGGGTGCAGGGCTTCCATTTCTTCCGTCCGGTTGCCGCCGATAAAATTGTCGAACTCGATGCTTTTCTCGGCGCGACGGCCAAAAAGCATTAA